A window from Telopea speciosissima isolate NSW1024214 ecotype Mountain lineage chromosome 8, Tspe_v1, whole genome shotgun sequence encodes these proteins:
- the LOC122670805 gene encoding uncharacterized protein LOC122670805, producing MGAISYLDTILVPSSLFLLMVYHAYLWHIFKKNPSFTSTGADRRSRSMWVLSIQKENEKRGILAVQSLRNSQMSTILSATIAITLYTSLAVLANNTYNAAHLLKNSFFGTQSDLLIVLKFSLVSIFLLFSFLCCSLALGCLTEANFLLNVSSDFLPGYPFAVFDRGFVLAFVGNRALCVCFPLLLWMLGPVPLVLSSVVLVWVFYKLDFVGKSKKEVILL from the exons ATGGGTGCTATTAGTTATTTAGACACTATATTGGTGCCCTCAAGCCTTTTCCTCTTAATGGTTTACCATGCTTATCTATGGCACATCTTCAAGAAAAATCCCTCCTTCACCTCCACTGGAGCTGACAGAAGATCAAGAAGTATGTGGGTTCTAAGTATACAAAAG GAAAATGAGAAAAGGGGAATTCTGGCAGTCCAAAGCTTGAGGAACTCTCAAATGAGCACAATACTATCAGCTACCATAGCTATTACTCTGTATACCTCATTGGCAGTTCTAGCTAACAACACATATAATGCAGCTCACCTTCTCAAAAACAGTTTCTTTGGTACACAATCTGACTTGCTTATAGTTCTAAAGTTCAGCTTGGTATCAATCTTTCTATTGTTTAGCTTCTTATGCTGTTCCTTGGCACTTGGATGCTTGACTGAGGCTAATTTCCTTCTAAATGTGTCAAGTGATTTTTTGCCGGGATACCCATTTGCGGTATTCGATCGGGGATTCGTGTTAGCTTTTGTCGGAAATCGGGCATTATGtgtttgttttcctttgttgttATGGATGCTTGGCCCTGTGCCTCTTGTATTATCATCTGTAGTATTGGTTTGGGTGTTTTATAAGCTTGATTTTGTTGGTAAAAGCAAAAAGGAAGTGATTCTTTTGTGA